A window of the Janthinobacterium agaricidamnosum NBRC 102515 = DSM 9628 genome harbors these coding sequences:
- a CDS encoding DUF1413 domain-containing protein: protein MKNVRVVMSDEAYERLKLKAKTSGCPGIGAYLLSKVGELTYDAEAHSIARLAERRARARPIDGEPFILKKLFSKDEWAGYSKPARIAAGKEFFASVECGLLEGVVEGGKTGSNHQTYQRV from the coding sequence ATGAAAAATGTACGTGTCGTGATGTCGGACGAAGCGTATGAACGCCTCAAGTTGAAAGCCAAAACTTCTGGTTGTCCAGGTATCGGGGCCTATCTTTTGAGCAAGGTTGGCGAGCTGACATATGATGCTGAGGCACACAGTATCGCGCGACTTGCGGAACGACGGGCACGTGCCCGTCCTATTGATGGTGAGCCATTCATCCTCAAGAAATTGTTTAGCAAAGACGAATGGGCAGGCTATTCAAAGCCTGCACGGATCGCTGCGGGAAAGGAGTTTTTCGCTAGTGTCGAATGCGGCCTTTTAGAGGGTGTAGTAGAAGGCGGCAAAACAGGTTCCAATCATCAGACGTACCAACGCGTCTGA
- a CDS encoding integrase, with translation MSTPVLHFTPRAELEPQSNLEAFIEVCKQSEVLSACRQFALNVWDIGHFKGQNKVNRAVFSSLEASSASLPEPAMPQPFLDFAKATIVYLHDKRPVVSQAVRIAALRCLEAALREWSKGSRPTGVNVEVLDTAVELAKKQASPAVAYRVAGQLALIAELMNSKGVIALRQPWSHGLKKPQELGSRISKEALDARQEKLPSAATLRALAGIFQQAVDPTDVLVSSYTAVMLCAPERINEVVRLKRNCLVEGDGRFEGKLGLRWAGSKGAEDTTKWLPTQMVPVAREAVDKLLKVTEPAHRIAAWYTANPTTLYLHDAVAGLRGQEVLTLEELAFVLWGDEGTPDSATTWARTTNKLTRISVGGRRIGFRFKDVERAVVAMLPATFPYVPGAPELLCEEAMAVARTNETQPRKATYLCMFSCIGSNVITNSIGREAQESIFERFGYTEDDGSRIELRSHSLRHYLNMLAQTGGLSSAEIAIFSGRKDVSQNRAYDHMNSDEVQAPISEALKAGFMANIVPIGSRDLIARSEFNGVGIVVAHTTDYGWCTHNFASEPCQMYRDCINCEEQECVKGEEYKETKLRQLKNETEYLLNEAREALNGEEYGADTWVEHQTKTLERVDALLSIIDDPAVPVGARVRLNLDNAALITADNVQPLKIFRFNRKKELK, from the coding sequence ATGAGCACCCCCGTTCTTCATTTCACTCCTCGCGCGGAACTGGAGCCACAATCCAACCTTGAGGCTTTCATCGAGGTTTGCAAGCAATCTGAGGTATTGAGTGCTTGCCGTCAGTTTGCTTTAAATGTCTGGGATATCGGACATTTCAAGGGCCAAAATAAAGTAAATAGGGCGGTCTTCAGTTCGCTGGAAGCATCGAGCGCATCTCTCCCAGAGCCTGCGATGCCCCAACCATTCCTAGACTTTGCAAAGGCCACGATTGTCTATCTCCACGACAAACGGCCGGTGGTTTCCCAAGCGGTTCGAATCGCTGCGTTGCGATGTCTGGAGGCGGCCTTGCGGGAATGGAGCAAGGGTTCGCGACCTACGGGGGTCAACGTAGAGGTGCTAGATACTGCAGTCGAGCTGGCCAAAAAACAGGCCTCCCCCGCTGTGGCATACAGAGTTGCGGGGCAGTTAGCGTTGATTGCTGAACTTATGAATTCGAAGGGTGTCATCGCGCTTCGGCAGCCCTGGAGTCACGGACTGAAGAAGCCGCAGGAGCTCGGGTCGCGGATTTCAAAAGAGGCCCTCGATGCGCGGCAAGAGAAACTGCCCTCTGCTGCGACATTGCGTGCCTTGGCCGGGATTTTTCAGCAAGCCGTCGATCCGACTGATGTTCTGGTGTCGAGCTACACAGCGGTGATGCTATGTGCACCTGAACGAATCAACGAGGTCGTCCGGCTAAAGCGCAACTGTCTCGTCGAGGGCGATGGCAGGTTCGAGGGAAAACTCGGCCTCAGGTGGGCTGGGTCAAAAGGGGCTGAGGACACAACAAAATGGCTGCCCACGCAGATGGTACCTGTAGCAAGGGAAGCGGTAGACAAGCTCCTCAAGGTAACAGAACCAGCCCATAGAATCGCCGCTTGGTACACCGCGAACCCGACAACGCTGTATCTCCACGATGCAGTTGCCGGCCTTCGCGGCCAAGAGGTGCTCACGCTGGAAGAGTTGGCGTTCGTCCTATGGGGTGATGAGGGCACGCCTGACTCGGCCACGACTTGGGCCAGGACAACGAACAAGCTTACAAGAATTTCGGTGGGTGGTCGGCGGATTGGTTTCCGCTTCAAGGATGTGGAGCGTGCCGTGGTTGCGATGCTACCCGCAACTTTCCCCTACGTCCCTGGTGCACCAGAGCTTCTTTGCGAGGAGGCCATGGCCGTTGCGAGAACTAACGAGACCCAACCCAGGAAGGCGACTTACCTTTGCATGTTCAGCTGCATAGGCTCCAACGTCATTACAAATTCCATTGGCAGGGAGGCGCAAGAGTCCATCTTTGAACGATTTGGCTACACGGAAGATGACGGCTCGCGTATCGAACTCCGGAGTCATAGCCTGCGCCACTACCTCAACATGCTCGCTCAGACGGGCGGACTCAGCAGCGCCGAAATAGCAATTTTTTCGGGCCGCAAAGATGTCAGCCAGAACCGGGCCTATGACCACATGAACTCGGATGAGGTGCAGGCGCCTATCAGCGAGGCACTGAAGGCTGGCTTCATGGCCAATATCGTTCCGATAGGCTCTAGGGACCTGATTGCGCGCAGCGAATTTAATGGAGTCGGTATCGTCGTCGCCCACACCACCGATTATGGCTGGTGCACCCATAACTTTGCGAGCGAGCCCTGCCAGATGTACCGGGACTGCATCAACTGCGAGGAGCAGGAGTGCGTCAAGGGCGAGGAGTACAAGGAAACCAAGCTGCGCCAACTCAAAAATGAGACCGAGTATCTTTTGAATGAGGCCCGGGAAGCCCTAAACGGCGAGGAATATGGCGCCGACACGTGGGTGGAGCATCAGACGAAAACGCTCGAGCGGGTTGATGCTCTTCTGTCCATCATAGACGATCCTGCGGTTCCAGTCGGCGCGCGGGTCCGACTCAACTTGGACAACGCCGCCCTGATTACTGCTGACAACGTCCAGCCCCTCAAGATTTTCAGATTCAACAGGAAAAAGGAGCTGAAATGA